In Tachysurus fulvidraco isolate hzauxx_2018 chromosome 3, HZAU_PFXX_2.0, whole genome shotgun sequence, a single window of DNA contains:
- the irx1a gene encoding iroquois-class homeodomain protein IRX-1a: MSFPQLGYPQYLYGVGAAADRQLLAPSSVSPASPPSAASSRGANCDVAGSACAVTSLLAAGAGGAGGVYAHPYGYGAFLPYTSAAELALFSQMGSQYDLKDSPGVSFAAHASPAAFYPYAGFQYGDASRPKNATRESTSTLKAWLNEHRKNPYPTKGEKIMLAIITKMTLTQVSTWFANARRRLKKENKVTWGARPKSEDGEDGIIFGSDNEDKREDEEEIDLESIDIDKIDENDGDRSNGEEEDDDDEDEDEEKRASKLLKERDDAHEHVHINNANANLNKNMPVMTSPGLQIPVSSKPKIWSLAETATRPDVSKNATVQHPAFLGNHKLYTCPISKIHSWNNGAFRSHNSLLSVRSLVGVNQNQLHQQHQHHQHQTQQQQQQQQQQQQQQQQQSVLEKDKSPEQLSPKHTERGVESPTHTITKSSFRPLHDGPRNPHRVLTT, encoded by the exons ATGTCGTTCCCGCAGCTGGGCTACCCGCAGTACCTTTACGGTGTTGGAGCGGCGGCTGACCGGCAGCTTCTCGCGCCGTCATCAGTGTCTCCCGCGTCTCCACCTTCCGCCGCGTCCTCGCGAGGGGCCAACTGCGACGTGGCGGGGAGCGCGTGCGCCGTCACCTCGCTGCTCGCGGCAGGAGCCGGCGGCGCCGGTGGCGTGTACGCGCACCCGTACGGCTACGGCGCGTTCTTGCCGTACACCAGCGCCGCCGAGCTCGCGCTCTTCTCCCAAATG ggttcACAATATGATCTAAAGGACAGCCCTGGAGTCAGTTTTGCGGCCCACGCCTCCCCTGCTGCGTTCTACCCCTACGCTGGGTTCCAGTATGGCGACGCATCAAGGCCCAAGAACGCCACGCGTGAGAGCACCAGCACTCTGAAGGCCTGGCTGAACGAGCACCGGAAGAACCCGTATCCCACCAAGGGCGAGAAGATTATGCTGGCCATCATCACCAAGATGACGCTCACGCAGGTGTCCACATGGTTCGCCAACGCCAGACGAAGACTCAAGAAGGAGAACAAAGTGACATGGGGCGCGCGGCCCAAGAGCGAAGACGGCGAGGATGGCATCATCTTCGGCAGCGACAACGAAGACAAGcgtgaggatgaggaggagatcGACCTGGAGAGCATCGACATCGATAAGATCGATGAGAACGATGGGGACCGAAGCAACGGCGAGGAGGAGGACGACGATGACGAAGACGAGGACGAGGAAAAGCGAGCAAGCAAACTCCTGAAGGAGCGAGACGATGCCCATGAGCACGTGCACATCaacaatgctaatgctaaccttaacaaaaacaTGCCCGTCATGACATCACCGGGGCTCCAGATCCCCGTCAGCAGCAAACCCAAGATCTGGTCACTAGCAGAAACAGCAACGAGACCAGATGTGTCCAAAAACGCCACTGTCCAACACCCGGCCTTCCTCGGCAACCACAAACTGTACACCTGCCCCATCAGCAAGATCCACAGCTGGAACAATGGAGCTTTCCGCAGCCACAACTCGCTGCTCAGCGTCCGCTCGCTGGTAGGAGTAAATCAGAACCAACTTCATcagcagcatcagcatcatcagcatcaaacacaacaacaacaacaacaacaacaacaacaacaacaacaacaacagcaacaaagtGTACTGGAGAAGGACAAAAGCCCTGAGCAGCTCAGCCCCAAACACACAG agcGGGGAGTCGAGTCgcccacacacaccatcacaaagTCCTCGTTCAGACCTCTTCACGacgg TCCCAGGAATCCTCATCGAGTCCTCACCACCTGA